One genomic region from Deltaproteobacteria bacterium PRO3 encodes:
- a CDS encoding restriction endonuclease — MTENQQNSALRFRKTLQESGLTIYDEIKYGDPTLWIPSPELQILLLKHLKGVSLKGLPLRTRSKFVKELVCKSLGYPAPLSFRKTRPRFPGQCLDTYVQKSNNLQIWNEELSPIRRYAVIRVSDDDVITAIRVVDGKLLALLDPTGTLTQKYQARVGNINKRHELVVSTDTNLLCGLLKKQVKPPKVHDSPVDYPQLDTLMPIKALFESLKHLVGNCFPDIGSDQERNRGGYLHRLVSERLGYGNYRDNGRFPDIRNQLLEVKLQTSPTIDLGLVAPDSVLPLDIPMLGGVQLRHCDVRYAIFGATLNRGKVNIENLILTTGERFFRRFKRFEGKVINRKLQIPLPSDFFGSETE, encoded by the coding sequence ATGACAGAAAATCAACAAAATTCGGCCTTGCGCTTTCGGAAGACGCTTCAGGAGAGCGGACTTACGATTTATGATGAAATTAAATATGGGGATCCAACGCTGTGGATCCCATCGCCGGAGTTGCAAATCTTGCTCCTTAAGCATCTAAAGGGAGTATCTCTGAAAGGACTTCCGCTTCGCACTCGCTCAAAATTTGTTAAAGAACTAGTGTGCAAATCCCTTGGTTATCCAGCTCCATTATCCTTTAGAAAGACTCGCCCACGATTTCCCGGACAATGCTTGGACACTTATGTTCAAAAATCGAACAATCTTCAAATTTGGAATGAAGAGCTGTCGCCTATTCGGCGTTATGCCGTCATCCGGGTTTCGGATGACGATGTAATCACTGCTATTAGGGTGGTAGACGGAAAGTTACTTGCTCTTCTCGATCCGACAGGCACTCTTACTCAAAAATACCAAGCCAGGGTTGGAAACATTAATAAGCGTCACGAATTGGTAGTGTCAACAGATACAAATTTATTATGCGGTTTGTTAAAAAAACAAGTCAAACCACCAAAAGTCCATGATTCCCCAGTCGATTATCCTCAACTAGACACCCTTATGCCAATTAAGGCATTGTTTGAAAGCCTTAAGCATTTAGTTGGGAATTGTTTTCCTGATATTGGAAGCGATCAAGAGCGTAATAGGGGAGGATATCTTCATCGTCTGGTAAGTGAAAGGCTTGGATATGGCAATTATCGGGATAATGGACGATTTCCGGATATTCGTAATCAATTGCTAGAAGTGAAGCTGCAAACCTCGCCAACGATTGATCTTGGCCTGGTTGCTCCTGATAGTGTTCTTCCCCTCGATATTCCAATGCTTGGCGGCGTTCAACTTAGGCATTGCGACGTCAGGTATGCTATTTTTGGGGCAACGTTAAACCGAGGGAAGGTTAACATAGAAAACCTTATTTTAACGACCGGCGAACGCTTTTTTCGGAGATTTAAACGCTTTGAAGGAAAAGTCATTAACCGAAAGTTACAAATTCCCTTGCCTTCAGACTTTTTCGGGTCGGAAACCGAATGA
- a CDS encoding helix-turn-helix transcriptional regulator yields MPKHVQLRDVLAQNIRRHRAQLGLSQEQLADACGLHRTYIGSVERSERNVSLSTLEALARALDVTVPSLLTPRVQ; encoded by the coding sequence ATGCCAAAACACGTCCAGTTAAGGGATGTTCTTGCTCAAAATATTCGTCGCCATCGTGCTCAACTCGGTCTTTCCCAAGAACAATTAGCGGATGCCTGTGGATTACATCGGACCTACATTGGCTCTGTTGAGCGATCAGAACGGAATGTTTCATTAAGTACTTTAGAGGCACTGGCAAGAGCGTTGGATGTAACAGTGCCAAGTTTGCTTACCCCCCGGGTTCAATGA